A DNA window from Hevea brasiliensis isolate MT/VB/25A 57/8 chromosome 2, ASM3005281v1, whole genome shotgun sequence contains the following coding sequences:
- the LOC110645650 gene encoding calcium-transporting ATPase 12, plasma membrane-type, which yields MASSKQSNFDCTKLLTNTLNNAKKRWRIAYLTICSVRAMLSLVREIIVSETNSYQHSGILHSVPYTILDVESISSQKHVPVSSIPGIDKKRLTEMVKEKDSVALRQFRGVKGVATALGTNLEHGIDGDDSEVSLRRDMFGSNTYDKPPPKGFLFFVLDAFKDTTILILLVCAALALGFGVKEHGAEEGWYEGGSIFVAVFLVVVVSALSNFRQETQFYKLSRISSNIKIDVVRNGHRQQISIFDIVVGDVVSLKIGDQIPADGLFLHGHSFQVDESSMTGESDHVEVNSTSNPFLLSGSKVADGYARMLVTSVGMNTAWGEMMSSITRGSNERTPLQARLDKLTSSIGKIGLSVAFLVLVVMLIRYFTKNTKNENGMTEYRGSKTDTNDLLNSIVRIVAAAVTIVVVAIPEGLPLAVTLTLAYSMKRMMKDQAMVRKLSACETMGSATVICTDKTGTLTLNQMQVTKFWLGQEPIDEVSCRGISPAILELFHQGVGLNTTGSVYIPASGSVPEFSGSPTEKAILSWAVSEMGMDMGRVKQSYTILHVETFNSEKKRSGVSIKELADNTIHVHWKGAAEMILGMCSDYYESSGIIKSMDEDGRSKIERIIQGMAASSLRCIAFAHKKIREELINNDNGENMRPKLQEDGLTLLGIVGIKDPCRPGAKKAVEICKSAGVSIKMITGDNVFTAKAIATECGILEMDPEVDSGVVVEGVEFRNYTHEERMGRVDEIRVMARSSPFDKLLMVQCLKQKGHVVAVTGDGTNDAPALKEADIGLSMGIQGTEVAKESSDIVILDDNFTSVATVLRWGRCVYNNIQKFIQFQLTVNVAALVINFIAAVSAGEVPLTAVQLLWVNLIMDTLGALALATERPTDELMQRPPVGRTEPLITNIMWRNLLAQALYQIAILLTLQFRGESIFNASPEVNDTIIFNTFVLCQVFNEFNARKLEEQNVFKGIHRNHLFLGIVGVTIALQIVMVEFLKKFASTEKLNWLQWTVCILIAAVSWPIGWVVKLMPVPGKPFFSYLKRPISGFRRAMCSIYHRKSSSCRLANECRRS from the coding sequence ATGGCGAGCAGTAAGCAATCGAATTTCGATTGCACCAAATTGCTAACCAACACTCTCAACAACGCAAAGAAACGGTGGCGTATTGCTTATTTAACAATCTGTTCTGTTCGTGCAATGCTTTCTCTCGTAAGAGAGATAATTGTATCCGAAACAAATAGCTATCAACACTCTGGTATTCTGCACTCTGTTCCCTACACCATACTTGATGTAGAATCGATCAGTTCCCAAAAACATGTACCCGTTTCCAGTATCCCTGGTATTGATAAAAAAAGACTTACCGAAATGGTAAAAGAGAAAGACTCTGTAGCTCTCCGCCAGTTTAGAGGAGTTAAAGGTGTTGCCACCGCTCTTGGGACAAACTTAGAGCATGGAATTGACGGTGATGACAGTGAAGTCAGCTTGAGGCGTGACATGTTCGGTTCCAACACTTACGATAAGCCGCCCCCCAAGGGGTTTCTATTTTTCGTGCTGGATGCTTTTAAAGACACCACCATCCTTATCCTCCTGGTATGCGCTGCTCTTGCGCTTGGCTTTGGAGTAAAAGAGCATGGAGCAGAAGAAGGTTGGTATGAAGGTGGGAGCATCTTTGTGGCTGTGTTTCTAGTCGTTGTTGTCTCTGCTCTCAGTAATTTTAGACAGGAAACACAATTTTACAAGTTATCTCGAATAAGTAGCAATATCAAAATTGATGTTGTTAGAAATGGACATCGACAACAGATCTCTATATTTGATATTGTTGTTGGAGATGTTGTCTCCCTGAAAATTGGAGATCAAATTCCAGCGGATGGCTTGTTCTTGCATGGGCATTCTTTCCAGGTAGACGAGTCAAGCATGACAGGAGAAAGCGACCATGTTGAAGTCAATTCCACCAGCAATCCATTCTTGCTTTCTGGTTCGAAAGTTGCCGATGGATATGCTCGAATGCTGGTGACATCCGTTGGAATGAACACTGCTTGGGGCGAAATGATGAGCTCAATAACTCGTGGCTCCAATGAAAGAACACCATTACAAGCTCGACTTGACAAACTAACCTCTTCTATTGGGAAGATTGGCCTTTCGGTTGCTTTCCTAGTTCTTGTAGTCATGTTAATTCGCTATTTCacaaaaaatacaaaaaatgagAATGGTATGACAGAGTACCGAGGTAGCAAAACAGATACAAATGATCTGTTAAATTCTATTGTTCGCATTGTGGCTGCTGCAGTCACTATCGTGGTCGTGGCAATTCCAGAAGGTTTGCCGTTAGCAGTCACGCTAACTCTAGCTTACTCCATGAAGAGAATGATGAAAGATCAGGCTATGGTCAGAAAGCTTTCGGCTTGTGAAACCATGGGATCTGCCACAGTTATCTGTACTGACAAAACAGGCACTTTGACATTAAATCAAATGCAAGTAACCAAGTTCTGGCTTGGTCAAGAACCCATTGATGAAGTTTCTTGTAGAGGAATTTCTCCAGCCATTCTTGAATTGTTCCACCAAGGAGTCGGTCTGAACACAACTGGTAGCGTCTACATTCCAGCATCAGGTTCTGTACCAGAGTTTTCAGGTAGTCCAACTGAAAAAGCCATTCTCTCATGGGCAGTTTCTGAAATGGGTATGGACATGGGAAGAGTGAAGCAAAGTTATACCATTCTCCATGTCGAAACCTTTAATTCAGAGAAGAAACGAAGTGGGGTTTCAATTAAGGAATTGGCCGACAACACCATTCATGTACATTGGAAAGGTGCAGCCGAGATGATACTAGGGATGTGTTCAGATTATTATGAGAGCAGCGGGATCATAAAGTCCATGGATGAAGATGGAAGAAGTAAAATTGAGAGAATAATCCAAGGTATGGCAGCTAGTAGCCTCAGATGCATTGCTTTTGCTCACAAAAAAATAAGAGAAGAACTGATAAACAATGACAATGGTGAAAATATGCGCCCAAAGCTACAAGAAGATGGTTTGACCTTGCTAGGGATTGTGGGTATCAAGGATCCATGTCGACCAGGAGCCAAGAAAGCTGTGGAAATTTGCAAGTCCGCCGGAGTAAGCATCAAAATGATAACCGGGGACAATGTTTTCACAGCAAAAGCCATAGCCACAGAATGTGGAATACTTGAGATGGATCCCGAAGTAGACAGTGGGGTAGTAGTAGAAGGTGTCGAATTTCGGAACTACACACACGAGGAGAGAATGGGAAGAGTTGATGAGATTCGCGTGATGGCAAGATCATCACCCTTTGACAAACTTCTAATGGTGCAGTGCTTGAAGCAGAAAGGTCATGTTGTTGCAGTAACAGGAGATGGCACAAATGATGCACCTGCACTGAAAGAAGCTGATATAGGACTGTCTATGGGCATTCAAGGCACAGAGGTTGCTAAGGAAAGCTCAGATATTGTCATTTTGGATGATAATTTTACTTCTGTGGCAACAGTTTTAAGGTGGGGAAGATGCGTCTACAACAACATCCAGAAATTTATCCAGTTTCAACTTACTGTCAATGTTGCAGCTCTTGTGATTAATTTCATAGCAGCAGTTTCTGCTGGTGAGGTTCCCCTAACAGCAGTCCAATTGCTATGGGTGAATCTCATTATGGACACTCTGGGAGCTCTGGCCCTGGCTACAGAACGGCCAACTGATGAACTGATGCAGAGGCCGCCAGTAGGTCGGACAGAGCCCCTCATAACAAATATTATGTGGAGAAACCTTCTAGCTCAAGCTCTTTACCAGATAGCAATCCTCTTGACTCTACAATTCAGGGGCGAGTCTATATTCAATGCGAGTCCAGAGGTAAATGATACAATTATTTTCAATACTTTCGTGCTTTGCCAAGTATTCAACGAGTTCAATGCAAGGAAGTTGGAAGAGCAGAATGTATTCAAAGGCATCCACAGGAACCATCTGTTCCTTGGCATTGTGGGCGTAACTATTGCTCTTCAGATTGTGATGGTGGAGTTTCTAAAGAAGTTTGCAAGTACGGAGAAGTTAAATTGGCTGCAATGGACAGTTTGTATTTTAATAGCAGCTGTGTCATGGCCAATTGGTTGGGTTGTGAAACTCATGCCTGTGCCAGGCAAACCATTCTTCAGTTATCTGAAGAGGCCAATATCCGGCTTCAGAAGGGCTATGTGTTCAATCTACCATAGAAAATCCTCTTCCTGTAGGCTTGCAAATGAGTGTAGGAGAAGCTAA
- the LOC110645639 gene encoding uncharacterized protein LOC110645639, translating into MDPSFPQNLDDYSPSSTTVKFDYPTPLLRGPVPAGPSDDPSSGPYLLAFRNPRSWTAAYKICESKIIEQCEGGARIGCAIAASNKCKPPWWRSLIGGKLPDLKEREMCEEREMEGCLAAAKEKCIGFAKDKCWRPFSEARIAAGEGTVSEKMVKKLVCLVSMPERSKWPGLIEFDKCEFGITNHRAGELLGSDPNYEWFFKR; encoded by the coding sequence ATGGACCCTTCCTTTCCTCAAAACCTCGATGACTACTCCCCATCTTCAACCACAGTCAAATTCGACTATCCAACTCCTCTCCTTAGGGGTCCGGTACCCGCCGGCCCATCCGACGACCCTTCATCCGGCCCTTACCTTCTCGCTTTCAGAAATCCACGATCCTGGACAGCCGCCTACAAGATCTGCGAGTCTAAAATTATCGAGCAGTGCGAGGGCGGGGCCAGGATTGGGTGTGCCATAGCCGCATCCAACAAGTGTAAACCCCCGTGGTGGCGCAGTTTGATTGGAGGGAAATTGCCTGATTTGAAGGAGAGAGAGATGTGCGAGGAACGCGAAATGGAAGGCTGTTTGGCTGCAGCGAAGGAGAAGTGCATTGGGTTCGCCAAGGACAAGTGTTGGAGGCCATTCAGTGAAGCAAGAATTGCAGCTGGGGAAGGGACGGTGAGTGAGAAAATGGTTAAGAAGTTGGTATGTTTAGTATCAATGCCAGAGAGGAGCAAGTGGCCCGGTTTGATTGAATTTGATAAATGTGAGTTTGGCATCACAAATCACAGAGCTGGTGAGTTGCTGGGCTCTGATCCAAATTATGAATGGTTCTTCAAGAGGtga
- the LOC110645645 gene encoding 2-methyl-6-phytyl-1,4-hydroquinone methyltransferase, chloroplastic has protein sequence MASSMLSGAENLTLMRGISPKVKGLGFSRSDFHGNHFPGVTITCSRISRTRTMMPKCSLSASRPASQPRFIQHKKEAFWFYRFLSVVYDHIINPGHWTEDMRDDALEPADLSDRNMVVVDVGGGTGFTTLGIVKHVDAKNVTILDQSPHQLAKAKQKEPLKECKIIEGDAEDLPFPTDYADRYVSAGSIEYWPDPQRGIKEAYRVLKVGGKACLIGPVHPTFWLSRFFADVWMLFPKEEEYIEWFEKAGFKDVQLKRIGPKWYRGVRRHGLIMGCSVTGVKPASGDSPLQLGPKQEDVAKPVNPFVFLLRFILGAMAATYYVLVPIYMWLKDQIVPEGRPI, from the exons ATGGCTTCCTCAATGCTTAGTGGAGCTGAGAACCTCACTCTCATGAGAGGCATAAGCCCAAAAGTGAAAGGGTTAGGTTTTTCGCGGTCAGATTTTCACGGGAACCACTTTCCCGGAGTGACAATCACTTGCTCTAGAATCTCCAGGACAAGAACAATGATGCCCAAGTGCAGTTTATCAGCCTCTAGGCCAGCTTCTCAGCCCAGGTTCATCCAACACAAGAAAGAGGCTTTTTGGTTCTACAGATTCCTCTCAGTTGTATATGACCATATTATAAATCCTGGTCACTGGACTGAGGACATGAGAGATGATGCACTAGAGCCTGCTGATCTCAGTGACAGGAATATGGTAGTTGTAGATGTCGGCGGTGGTACTGGTTTCACTACTTTGGGTATAGTGAAGCATGTGGATGCCAAAAATGTCACCATTCTTGATCAGTCCCCGCATCAGCTTGCAAAGGCCAAGCAGAAGGAGCCCTTGAAGGAGTGTAAGATTATTGAGGGCGATGCAGAGGATCTGCCATTTCCTACCGATTATGCTGACAGATATGTGTCCGCTGGGAG TATTGAGTACTGGCCAGACCCACAACGTGGCATCAAGGAAGCGTACAGGGTCCTGAAAGTAGGAGGAAAAGCCTGCTTAATTGGTCCAGTGCATCCAACATTTTGGTTGTCTCGTTTCTTTGCAGATGTTTGGATGCTCTTCCCAAAGGAGGAAGAGTACATTGAATGGTTTGAAAAGGCTGGGTTTAAGGATGTCCAACTGAAGCGTATTGGCCCAAAATGGTATCGTGGTGTTCGCCGGCATGGGCTGATCATGGGATGTTCTGTGACAGGTGTTAAACCTGCATCTGGAGATTCTCCTTTACAG CTTGGTCCAAAGCAAGAGGACGTGGCAAAGCCGGTGAACCCATTTGTGTTCCTTCTGCGTTTTATTTTGGGTGCCATGGCAGCAACATACTACGTGCTGGTGCCTATCTACATGTGGCTCAAAGATCAAATTGTACCCGAAGGTAGGCCAATCTAA
- the LOC110645640 gene encoding calmodulin-like protein 8, whose amino-acid sequence MAEALTEDQITEFREAFCLIDKDSDGFITMEELTTIIQSLDGHPTKEEVRDMISEVDVDGNGTIDFQEFLNIMGRKMKENVSEELKEAFKVFDRNQDGYISANELRQVMINLGERLTEEEAEQMIREADLDGDGLVSYEEFARMMMAF is encoded by the exons ATGGCAGAAGCACTTACAGAAGATCAGATTACAGAGTTTCGTGAAGCCTTTTGCTTGATTGACAAGGACTCGGATG GCTTCATTACAATGGAAGAACTAACAACCATTATCCAATCGCTGGATGGACATCCTACAAAAGAAGAAGTTCGAGACATGATAAGTGAAGTTGATGTTGATGGAAATGGAACAATAGATTTTCAGGAGTTCTTGAACATTATGGGAAGGAAAATGAAG GAAAATGTTTCTGAAGAGCTAAAAGAAGCTTTCAAAGTATTTGACAGAAACCAGGATGGATATATATCAGCTAATGAG CTAAGGCAAGTGATGATAAATTTGGGAGAGAGATTAACAGAGGAGGAAGCTGAACAGATGATAAGAGAGGCTGATTTGGATGGTGATGGTCTAGTTAGTTATGAGGAATTTGCCAGGATGATGATGGCCTTCTAA